Within Wyeomyia smithii strain HCP4-BCI-WySm-NY-G18 chromosome 2, ASM2978416v1, whole genome shotgun sequence, the genomic segment GGTTGCCAAAAAATGGAATCACGCGACTATCGTCACGCCCGTGTAAATCCTCTAGCGGCACCGACAGAGCGGAAAACTGATGAATAATCGTAATCACTATTAAAGTCGGCTAGCAGACAAAATACATTGCCATTTATCCAGCGACTGGCGTCGTCATCGCAGTTGGTACACGCGTTGTAAAGGTGAACGTCCGCCATCCGCGGGCGGAGTGGTAGACTACATTACCTACTTTTCAACGATGCAGCAATCAGCTGACCTGAGGCTCTGAATTTCAGAGATCATCGACCAATGCACTGGCCAGGGTCGCGATGCTGAGACATTTCCCATTACTCGGTAAATCTTCTGAAAGGCGTCGACCTGCCCCAAACTACTGTGCGATGTATCCATTTCCCAGTTATACAATCGAACGGAATTCATACTTCCTTTCAGGAGAAGGATGGACTTTGTTGGGTGGAAATCCACACCAGAATTGGTGATCTCGCCCCCAGACGACACCGCACACAAAGCAAGGCAGTAGTTTTTCCCACTTTCCCAACTGTATCACACCCACAGCCGTATATGGTGGCATGATCCAGTCAATGGAGATTAGCTGCACTCTTTGTTTCCTCATTTTTTGTCGTTAGTCATGATACTGGCGGTATTTTCCGCTAGTGGTCGAGGGGCTGCATTTGGTCGAGGTCTAGTTTGAACTCTCtgtaatttgaatttgaatttttagttttcattcagaacattttttttatttcgagtaAAATGGGTCTTTAAATTATGTTGTACATTTAACACTaaactttttattgagtatCCCCTTgtttaacaacaacaaacaacttTTTCCCAAGTATAACTTTCCATGGGATTGTGTGGATACGTAGCAAACCAAGCATGGAGAGACGATCCCCTGTGTAGATATATCTACTCAAGTAACTCGGGAGCTTTTGCGCATAAGATTGGCCTTGACAGTGAGGAATAATTGTGTCGTTCGTTGGTCGGCGGCGAGGTCAAACAGTGTCTCGTAACGATACGAATTTTGCAGTCGTGCTTTCCTCCGGTTTTGTTATTTCTTTGTTGAAAAAGTTGCCATTTGGGCGGGCGGAGAACGTTAACCGTTGAGATTTAGTAGAAGACATGGTTATGGCAATACTTAGATAGATTCCCTCCAATACTGTGGATAAAGATTTGTCACTGTGCGGCAACGAATTTAAGTTCTAAATGAGTTATTCACATTCCTGATCTTGCTCTTTTAAACCTAACACCAAATCCAGTATTAATTGCTACTTGATTCTGATTCCCAATACCAATCTCGAaaagattttattttcattttattattcAGCACAGCACAGTCTTGTAGTGAAGCTTATCCTAAATTCCACTTTGAAGAATTcaatttgaatttcaatttaaatattAGCCTATTCTTGACTCCAATTCCAGTCCCAGGGTGGCCATTCAGCTCAAATTttcgagttcccgcatttttcccgacttttCCCCGCATGATCTTGAGCATgatcttttttgacaaaaaaaaaaaaaaaaaattaaaaataaacaataaatttcaatttaaaaaaaagagttgattttttttaatttttgtttaaataaacttgacgttaaaacgcaacttttaaaaagagtccaggatggagaaatgaataatatttttttatggtagtttgatttttttataaaaattctaattcaaacattcttcaaaatatttatattctgatgattttaaaagatgcagtgagtcattttgaatcaaatgtagttaacattctaaaggcattggttttcgagttatttctaatttaggctcgaaaaattattaaaatttaggaaaattaacgttttgcctttctcctagaaaggtatagcaatcactggaaaaaccaaaggtctaaaagtgctccaaagagtcGAATcttgtatatcaatcgactaagtttgacgagctgagcattttctgtatgtgtgtgtgcccAAGTAAcattaaaagtttttttatacTCTCGACATCGTTGTAATGGCTGTATTCTTAAATCTGCTTTTAAGCAGGATAAATCTTAATGGCTATGATAAAACTATGAAAGAACTTTGTTACAGCTACAAGGGCCCACGCTACAAGAGGGTGTTCAGCATATGTTTTAAAACCATTTATATGAGTATACGTTTTAGTCGGAAACTCTTAACACAGCTTTAAGAGTGTCTGTACAGCTTAATTGAGAACTTAAATGACATAAAAGTGAACTCAAGACGTCATTCAAAGGATCGCTTGGGATTATGAAAAACCTGCGTTTGTAGACAATGACgaacacaaaaacaaaaaatgtaaatataaaTTATATCAACTGAATCTTTGAAACAACTTAAAACCATCATGAAACCGTTTGAGTTCAACTCATGTACATACAATATTCTCTTACTACCATGAAtaactatatttttttttgtaatattgaGCTTAAATGGGCATGCCAAGATAATTTTTTGgtgaattttactattaaacTACTAAATAAAGCAAGCCCCTTGATAACATTGTGAaattacatttaaatttttctgaagAAAAATGACCAAGCACCAAGCGATATGTCATTGCATCTTTCAAATTAGTACTAAGTTTGAATATCATCTACCACAATCAGCATTACGCCTCTTACATTACGAATTTCTGAATATCAGGTGAATTTTATGTAACATTTCGATTTTAGAATATATCATGGCGTACCGAGCAGCAACTCGGCGACTTACACATTTACTGATAGTAATGGATTCTGCTGTGGTAAGTTCTCTAGGTCTTGCCTAAACTCTTTAAGCTCAAAAAGCTTTGCACTGGTTTTATTACGGCCTCTTTAGAACTCTTTTCCCATCACGATACCTTAACAAAACTGAAACCAGAAATACTACTCTTAATCTGCGCTATATGTCTCTGCtagaaaattaataaattttatgGCAGCACGGCACCAGATCAAATACACTCAACAGCTTTTTTATCTGATGCTACTGTCACAACCGTAAACAAAAGTGTTCCGTCTGCAACTTAACGTGTTGATTGTGCTTTCTAAGTGACAAAATTAAAGGTGATTAGTGAAAAGTGTTAATCTATTAgttgttttgaatgtttttttagaATAATTTTTAGATGCCGTACAAGATTGTGCAGACCATCGAAGCTGGAGAGGCTTGCCTGAGTGTTGTTCCCAGTAAGTGGGAAGCAGACGGTATACTATACTGGCCGAAAAAACATCTCGTAGCAAAGTTATCACTGGAAGAGGAATCTGCACCAACCGACAAGTGGGAAACATTCAACAGCATTAAGAAGCAGAATTTACAAGTCATGCCGAAGCCTGCAATGACATGCAAAAGATGGAAGAAAAATCGGATACTGAAATGGAAACGGAGAGTTTGCCAGTGCAAAAGGTACGCCGTCGTGCGGAtaaaaacatatattttaatAAACTAGATTTCAATGCCGTCGCCGAACAGCAAAGTGTCAAACAGATAGCAGTGAACTCCTCTGAACCAGAAGTGTACCTGGACACTGAGCATGAGGTTAGTAGAATTGATTATGAAAATTATACATACCTTACAGTTTTCGTTGtttaaaattttagttgttTATTAATACAAACCAAGAGCAAATGCAATTGACGAGAGAGAGCCAAAGTAATGACTCAACATCTCATACAATTTACGTCGAGCCTAGtaatattattggcagtatggAACCAACCGATTTGATGGCAACTGTTATCGCAAATCAGAATTTACTTCTTGGGAATCAAAATAGAATTATGCAATCATTGGCAAAAGTGATTACACAGGTGTAGTATCTTTTGCAAGCATCCAATGAAAGAGAATTTCGTCATGATGAACACATACAAATTAACATGGAAAAAGGATTCGATCCTGTTAATTCGCTAGATGATTTGGACAAGCTGGAGGATTCTCTCAAAGACGACAACATCATTGAGAAGTATATTCGCAGCATGAGTTTCGTTTGTGGAACGAGCGGAAAGTGCAATGGGTTAGACTGTTGCTATAAATTGGTGGATTACTTCTTCACTCGCcaattattgattttatgttccTGGACTGGAAGTTCCAGGAAACCAGTAAAGAAGAATAACTCCGATCTAGCCAGGTCTTCGTTTGAGGATAATGATAAGATTGCGTTaaaattttacaagaaaattcGTGCTCTTTTTCTCAAATTGATCGTATTAGCAGACAGAGATTTTTCGGAAATCAACTGCGACATGTTCTTCAAACGAATAATGAAAAACAGCAAGCAAAGAGTTGTAGCCAAACAAGCTACCTCCAAACACAGAAATCGGCCGCAAAATTCACATTATAAAGTCAAGAAACCAGGTCAGAGTTTAGGAAAAGCCTCTGAAGTAACAAATACCATCACCGAACAAATTTGAACCGTATTATTCTGTTTTTTAAATACTGACTGACCTATTTACTTAAATACTTAATCCTTAAATGAATAGCAATGAGATTTAAATAGGAACTAAACTCAGGTTTCGTTAACATCagttaaataaaactaaattgaAGTCAAGAGATTATTAGTTTAATTAGTAAAAATAAATCATAAAGTATGAAGCAAAGGTATAAATACTGTTTCTCTTTTTCCATTGATTGGAACAGCTACCATTTTACACTTGACATCAGTTATTTTATACAAACTATCACTATTCTTCTCGAGAGATGAAacataaatattcaaaaaagaTGATTTTATAGGTGTTGTAAAAAATAAGCTTAACTCTTGTAGTGAGCTGCCATTAATCAAAATAATTCCATTGCTTTCGAACGCATACTTCATTTGAACTATTTCGTTTTTGTTAGTTAAAAACCACATATTGACATCTTCGTTTTTCAAACAGTATTCACCTAATTCTACGTGAGCATATTTTATGTTATCAGTATTATTTTCATCTTCGAAAATTGGCTTTTTTAAATAAGGATTCGAAGTTTTATCTTTTTGCAGTTTTTGATTtacaaatgaatcaattttaccGGCTCGTTTCGCTACTTGAGTTAAAGGGTTGTTACCCGttcgaatcaatttttttatttgatacaGTTTGCTCTCGAAAGGATATGCATTGAAATTTGATAGAACTCCGAAGCGTTTCACGTCGTCTATTAAATGACTTAAGTTGTGAATATTGCTAGTTATGAAATCCTTACCATAAATATCTTcataattttttatataatgTATCAGTAACATTTCAGCTAAATCTAGTAAATGACATGTTTGTTAGAAGAACAAATAGTAACAGCAACAAATAGTGCCAAAAAGTGCTCATACACATCAGACGGTAAATAAGACTTAAGAATCACTATCGATACGTAATGTAAAAATGTTCTAAACTCCAAAGCTTTCCAATGTGAGAGACAATCCAGCCCTCGCACTGATCTATGTATTTCTGCAGGTAGTCTGGTTTGTAGAACCTGCTTAGATATTTCTGTAACTTCTCTAGCACACCATTTTGTTCTATAATTACCGAAACTACCATCACGCCATCCTAACAAGCACTTTTTCATCAAACCCAAATCAATTAAGTGCAATGAATCACCGACGGGAAAATCATTGATCGTCCATTGGAAGGCGAAGAAGAGGGGAGTCTTGCTTATGGTGAGATCCATATATTTTGTCACGAAACCCAATATTGGTTCTTTTTTGACCACATGTTCGAGGAAAGTAGTTGCAGTGCGAAAGATACGAATATTCACCAACGGTAGCGCATTTTTGGCAGCCATTCTGAGAATTGAAGTTAGCAACCCCTGTAAAGGAACGACAAAACATTATCAAGTATATATAATAATGATCGGTCTTAAAGTCAAATTTTACCTTTGATAAATGCTCTAGCGGGTGAATCGCAAATGAAACACCTAATTTAAACGCGAAATGTAGTTCCATTGATCTGAATTCCATTTCTAATAGCAATTTCCATTTCATCCACAAAAGGTGTTAGAAATAAATTAATAGAGTATCGGCCAAAACTCATCTTTCGAGCTTTTATATACCGGTAGACCATCAATATTTATCTTAATCGatattttgttcaatttttgaaTCAATGGATACGCTTGCTCCAAACATTCTCGAAATCCATTGTGCCAATACTGTCCATTTCCCATGGACTGAATTTGAACGGAACGGTTATTTTTAAGAAAAGTTCGAGGATCCTTGGGAAAAACACCCGGTAGTCGCTTATCAAAAATGTTTAGCAATTCTTTTAGAGCATTTTGTCGTATATTGAACGTTACAGCCCAATTCTGCAAGTCAGTATATAgcatttcattttcaaatatttcggATTTAGGGGGTTGTGGTATGCTGACTGGCTGTTGAGTTTTAACTGCAACGGGAAACACTCCAAAACTCTTAGCGGCTTGAGGGGATTGATAATAGGTGTTTGATTTTCCAGACTGCGAAACCGCTCTCAGTTCTAAAGTATCTTCAAAGGCAATTGTATTGTTTTCGTGCCGTTGTTGAAAATTGACAGGAGTAGAATTTAGAATTTTAAGATAATTTGTCCTATTTTTACTTTTGAAGTTACCactatttttaattcttttccACTTATCGGCCATGATTGGAGCCATCTGCGATTTTATGAATGACCTCACGAAAACTAACAATGGACCAAACAGTTTTAATGATGATTCTACATGTCCTCTTTAAAAACTTGATAGTCTCTCGGTACTATCTTAAGACAAATAGAAACCTTTATCACAAGTTTTAATGTAGTTCTAAGTATTAGTTTTATCGTGCATTCATATCCCCATTTATAAACAGTAAATAACGCATTGAAGAAAAACATGAATCTTAGGGGGCATCTGAAAGCCTTTCCAGACGTCctgattgtgattttttttaaggcAATATGTTGCTGTGTAAAAACTTATAGACTTGGGTACGACTATAACAAAACTTTATTAAAATATGTTAACGGCTTTGAAGTAACAATTTCTTActtgggtgtgtatgtgtgtgtgtatgtaacgccctcccaatctcactcgattttctcagagatggctggaccgatcttcatgaaattaattgcaaatgagaggtctagttgccccataagaccctattgaatttcattgcaatcggatttttagtttagaggttatgttcaaaaatgtgaaaatcaccaaacatcattatctcagaaactaaacaaccgattttaacaaaattggttttaaatgaacgagctattcaaaaaacccttaacttttgagtttcatgaagattgaacgtgtggttcgaaagttatttaaagaaacgtgttctgcagagtgtttaatctcactcatgtttctcagagatggtccaaaaatggctggactaaattcaacaatcttacgATCAAATGAAAAGTATGgctttttattccaaccgttatatattaaattataaaaacaacgaaagtctattatctcaaatatcacacgacttatttgaacatatctagtgtcattttaacgggttgtctctcaaactcacaagtaagaaatttagttatgaaaagaaacgaaattcaaagactattttttttttattctcgcttattttccgtcggtctagttccgccactgttgtggccaatcaccgacgcccagggagacgactccacacccaggaccctaactcacgacccgtttattaacggaccggcgcaaacggctttacttcctcatgcgatggaaggcgtgatcccagagattattcgcctcagaaaatctcccggtgtcggctaggattgaatctagaccagttgggttgtttgtgagtggatcacgccacctcacaaccatcgacacctatgtcggcggtgggattcgaacccaggcgtcgagcgtggttggcggagacgttaccaaccacactaggcccccgctacaaagactatttaaaactgtaactgctttaaatttggtattgtgctattcgtacgttcccggtattgctcgtgattgaagtgtacgaaattcaaagtcatttcttttatttcgctatttttcagcacaaatattttactcctaattaatatttttatcaCTTGCATTTATTTTAATCACCTGCATAatcgaagatatgaaagtgctccaaagggccgaatagcatatatcactcgactcagttcgacgagctgagcattttctgtatgtgtgtgtgtgtgtgtg encodes:
- the LOC129722553 gene encoding uncharacterized protein LOC129722553, which gives rise to MEKGFDPVNSLDDLDKLEDSLKDDNIIEKYIRSMSFVCGTSGKCNGLDCCYKLVDYFFTRQLLILCSWTGSSRKPVKKNNSDLARSSFEDNDKIALKFYKKIRALFLKLIVLADRDFSEINCDMFFKRIMKNSKQRVVAKQATSKHRNRPQNSHYKVKKPGQSLGKASEVTNTITEQI